From the Melospiza georgiana isolate bMelGeo1 chromosome 4, bMelGeo1.pri, whole genome shotgun sequence genome, the window TTATAActagagcagagctgcaggcaacTCTGGGGGCATTCCACAGTCATGGCCTGGGTGGAACCAGACTTACATCAAGGAAGAAATGCTGGAATATGCTCTAACAAAATCACTATTTACCTTGCTCTCCTTCCCTGAAGCATCCCTTGCACTGAAGCTGGGTGCTTGTGAGTTGTTTTTATGTCCCCACCAGACCATAAAATCCAGTACATGGAACATGGAACACTCTGATATGTGTCTTCAAAGGCAGTGCAAGCAGGCCCAGAGGGCTGATTTTCCTAGTTAGCAAACAGAAGGGGTACAGTTCTGTTAAATCCTTAAGTTTTGGTCTAATACTAAATTTATCTTTAGGCAGGTGTTGGATGGATGCTTTGGAGCTGGCACTGAAATGTTCAAGTCTCCTGAAGCGTACAATGATTAGGGAAGGTAAAGAGCACGATTTGAACTCCTCAGCTGACAGCAGTCATGTCTCTTTCTATGGTCTGATCCGTGCTAACAACTTGCACAGTGGAGAAAACTTACCGTAAGTGAATTAATTACTAAACCTGATTGCTTTTGGGCAGAAGCTTGTAGTGATAATTTTGCCACAGGGAGGCTaaggctgctttttttttttttttttgctcctgaGGTACATGCCTTATTTGCAGTGTGTTTTATACCCTgcacataaaacaaaaaaatccttttttaagCAAAGTGGAGCCAGGGGAAATTAGCCCCAAGGAACTTGGAGTATTGCATCAGTAATTTTAATTACTCAGTTAAACcgttcaaaataaaaaaaaagaaaattttatgttGGTGTCTCTTGTTAGCTTCAGTGGAAAATCAGAAGCTTAGTACACATTACAAAAGTTGGTAGATGTGAATTTAAGTTGCTGTTCTTTAGTTACAGAAATGAAAACTCCTTTATTTAAATGGTTTCAGCATGAATCATCATATGGATGAATAATAATTCAGTCACCTTATGATTAAATGCATTAAAGTTAAAATTGTCTTATATCACCTGTTATCTCATGTCTGAGCACCCTTCAGTCACTCCctgattattttaataaacaCTTTCAGCCATGTTTTTGTGAGCACAAGCTTCTGTGGAAGTAAATTAAGTGTAGTGAATGAATGGCTGTAGTGGGATGACAgtggctggatgccaggcacACACCAAAGCCTCTCTCTCTCACTACCCTGTGCAGCTGGATAGGGAGAGAAAATTTAACAAAGGGTTCATGAGTCAAGATAAGGACCAGAAGAAATCACTCACTAAATGCCGTCACGGGCGAAACAGGCTTAAATTAGAGATATTAATTGAATTACTAAAAAATTACTCTGATTACtaaaaaaatcagagctgaataatgagaagtaaaataagaccTTAAAAAACACCTCTGGCCTACCCCTCCCTCCTTGCCCAGAGGCACAGACAGGTAGTGGGggtttccagctgctgctcagggagaggagtccaccctggggtccctcccacaggagatgGTTCTCTGAACTTCTCTAACATGAGTTCCTCCCACGGGCAGCAGttctccacagctgctgccactggGGTCCCTCTTCCACAGGGGCAGTtttcaggcacagcctgctgcagcatgggtcTGCCACAGGTCCTACCAGGACACTGCTCCAGCATTGGTTCCTCTCCCAACAGGtctgcaggtccctgccaggagcctgctcgAGCACACGCCTCCCATGGGTTTACAGCCTCCTCTGAGGCATTTACCTCAGTAATTTTCCACCAGTTCAATATACTTTGTGAAGATTTAGCTGTCCATTTATCTTTTCTTGGTAGGCAGGACATTTGTACTGCTGTTAGGAGTGTGCTGGCCCAGAGCGAGACCTGGACTAGGAGAAATGCAATGCTTTTAATGCAATTCTTAGATGGTctgagaaaagcacaaaaaaggTAAATGCTTGCCCCCTGAAACAGTTAAAGACCCTATCCAGATGACCAAGCTTGGCTCAGCTGCAGTTTAGTGCCTTCTTTTCACTCATAGGAACACTATAACTGCTGTGTATAATTCAGCTGAAGATCTACACTCTGGAATAGTAGTTTAATATCAACTGCTGGCCAAGATTACAATCACAGCAATTAGCTACAGCTGTTAAGTCTAATTAAGACTAATGCTTTAATTAAGTACATCTTCTGGTGTAGCATATTCTTAGAGTATTCAGTGTGCTTAACTGTCTAAAGAGCAAAACTGGCAGGTCTAGCTTTAATTGGGTGGcagaagagggagaagaaaggtGAAAGCAATTTTAGCTTCAGCTGAGAGAGAGCTTTTTAAAGTAGGTTAATAGCAAGAGAAGGTCCAAGGAAAACCTTGGACTGATATTTGTTGAAGATGGTCTCCTGAAAAATAGGGATGAAGAAAAAGCAGGCATGTTCActgcctcctttttttttgcctccgTCATTAATACTAATAATAGACTGGGCTGCCTGATCTCCTTGATTTGGAGGCCTGTGAGTGCAGGATCAGTGATTTTCAATTTGGCACTGAAATTGTAAGAGACCAGTTGTATCAGCTGAATGTTTGTAAGTCCATGTGGTCTGATGTGATTCATCACAGAGTAGTTGGAGGAGCTAGTGGATGTTATGACAGGATACCTCTCAATTGTCTTCCAAGTGTCTGGGGAGTCTGAGGAGGTCTCCACTGACTGGAAACTAACCAACAGTATTCAGATTTACAAGAAAGGCCTGACAAAGACCCAGGAACCTATAGACCTGTGAGACTACCTCAGTACATGGAAAAATGGTGAAGGTGATGGTGTGTTCTGttgaaagaaatttaaagaaCAGTGAATTACCAGGCACAGTCAGCATAGGCAAAGTCCCATTTAGCTAATAAGATATCCTTCATAAGATAAGGTCAGTTGCCTACTGGATGAAGGTAAAGCAGTGGATGTAgatttttctggattttatAAGGCTTTTGATATTGTCCCTCACAGAATCATTCTGGATAAATTATTCAGCTGTGAGATGAGCAGGGTTGCAACATGCTGGTTGAAGAACTGGATGAATGGCAGGACTCAAAGGGGTGTGGTGAATGGGGCTACATCTGACTGGTGACACCAGCAGTGTCCCTCAGGGCTCAATCATGGGCctgttctgttctgtgttttggCCAGTGATCGGTGGATGTAGGAGTTGAATGCACTCTTAGCAAGTTTGCTGACAATACCAAACAGGGAGGGGCAATCATCATGGCATGGAATTAAAGAAGTCCCAGTGCCCAATTCTGCACCTAGGGCAGGGTAATGCCAGGCACAAGGATAAATTGGCAGAGGagtgggctgggagcagccctgccctcccagaGGCCTGAGGTGACTGCTGGTCATGAGGCGGGCACAGGGGCagtgcagaggggacaggggtcTGTCTGACAGACATGGGTCAGCAgcgagccctggcagccaggagggcaaaCACCATCCTGGCCTGCATCAAACAGACATTAACCAGCTGGTCAAGAGAGGTGATTGTGCTGCTATATTCAGCATTTGTGTGGCCTCAGCTTGAGGGGTGTGTGCAGTTCTGGGCCCCAAAATTTAGCAAGGTTATGAAGGTTCTAGACTATATTCTGAGGAGGAGCAACGAATCTTGTTAAAGAGCTGGAAGGCATGGCTGGTGAGGAGGGACAGAGACCTTTCAGTTCATCTAGTTTTTAGAAAAGGAGGCTGAGATGCAAACTTAGAGCTCTCTTACAGCTTTTTGAGGAGGGGAACTGGAAAGGGAAGTGCTGAATTCTTCTCCCTGGTATAGAAGCATGGGAATGGTTTAAAGTATCATCAGAAGAGGTTTAGACTGGATGTTAGGGAGCATTTTTTTACTGAGTGTATGgtcagacactggaacaggcttcctaTAGAGGTAGTTGATGTCAGTGTCATTTGACATTTCAGTGAGAAGAATATACTATATGTTTCCAGCAGGGCTAGTTTGACACTCCTGCCACCTCAGGCTTGACACTGGGAATTTTGGTGTGTATTTTATTAAGATCCTGGTTTGGAAACAAGGAAGTTGTGTGAAGTTGAAGATTCATTTAGCCTTTGTTTTTAATAGGTTAAATGACAGTGAAATTGAGAGGCATCACTTCAAAGATCAAGATACATACTCTGACAAGTCTGATAAGGAAAATGACCATGACCACGAGGAGTCTGATAACGATGGGCTGGGGAAAAGTGAAGAAAGCGACAGTGACACATCGGAGCGACAGGATGATTCTTATGTGGATCCAGAACCAATTGATATCAAGGAAACTACTTACTTAGAACAGAGTCATGAAGAACTTGGGGAGGTAAAAGGGCTGTTGATGTACTGAGCAAGCAGCTTCTCCAAATAGTAAGCTGATATTTTAAGGGTCAGGCTACACTTGAAAGCTGACTTACAGGATTGGCTTTCATATTTTCAGCAATAATGTATAGAAAAGGTTCTGTTCACCCAtattctgctctgctttgccatTCTGGTGCTAATATATCAGATTTTAACAGAGATAATAAATTTACCTGGCATATTGCTCAGACAGAAGATACAGAAAGGacctcctgcagcagaggttTGTCAGGACTACTTGTTCTTTTGTTATTGCttctgtttgggttttattaACTTAGtcctgtttttttcttcaagtaaAATCTTCGGGTTGAAGGTCTGAATTCAATCTGAcacttgctttttttcctctgcaagaGAGAAGTTAAGCTGTTGTAGTCTGCAGAATTTAGTGGAAGGCTTGCTGTGCTTCTGATGTCAGCTTGCATTTCAAAGATTCCTCAGAGCTGCTATTCCACTTCTGCAGGTTGTTTTACGTATTTGTCTATACAGGCAAATATGACAGGGATTTGTAAACCAAAAATCTTGATAACAAAAATTGAAATAAGTAATTTCAGAAATCTCCTCTTTCTCTTTAAGAGAAATGACtatgagttttttttttatactcaTGGAACAAGAATATCTCATGCTTTAGTGCTTTCTAGTAAAATGTCTAAACAAAGCAGTGTTTTAGGAAAAGCTGAGGAGTTTTAAGTCACATATTTTTGATTATGCATTTTAGAACTGTTCTGGAAAAAGGGATGCCTTTCCTTGCTTTTCCTAGAAACATTGCTCTTAATTTCAGAAATTATACAGGATAATATCTCCCCTCTTCTTGGACAAAAAGGAGCATGGAGTGTGGCTGCTGGTTTTGCTCATTTACCCCTAAGTGGTGTATTTTCTATAAGGAAAACCACTGATGCTACTGGCTGATTCAAGGCAATGAAAGACATAGATATGTCAGCTTTTATGGTTGGGAAAAGCTGGTAGAATGAACAGCCCTTTGGTGTTTAGGTCCTGCATTTGAGAAGAGAGAGTAATGCGGGTGATGCCTAGGAAAGAACTAAAGAAGAATTTCTGAACAACATCCTACCTCAAAATTTTCCAGCCTAGAGATGATGAAAACAAATGTGGTTTTTAATGCTGAGTAGTAAATCTATCCTACTTCATGAAAGATGTATCATAAGTGTATTTATAGAAACTGGTTCTAACTTCCATAGTTGCTTCAGCATCTCAGAGTGATTTATTTTAAGTATCCATTTCCCATCCTTACTGCAACCTTAGAATGTGTTGACCTGTCTTCTGGAGGATTGTTTGCTTTCTCCTTTCTGTAAGCAGTTTTTTGGTTCATCCTAGGCAGGTGAGGCTGCTCAGACAGAAGAAGTgtcagaagaaaacaaaagtttgATCTGGACACTACTGAAGCAAGTCCGGCCAGGAATGGACTTGTCCAAGGTTGTACTGCCTACATTTATTTTGGAGCCTCGCTCTTTCCTGGACAAGCTGTCTGATTACTACTACCATGCAGACTTTCTGTCTGAGTAAGtctttggttttcatttttaaattttttaaaattaaaatagggTAACAGTGTCAGATGTTGCCATTTTCTGAAAGCTGACTGTCTTGAGAGCTCACATGGTACATCTTGAAGTCTGGCCCCTCTTATAATTTAAGAGCAGTCATGTTGCAGGCATTTCTGGTTTAGTTTCTGAAGACTGGTTGAAAGACTTCTGAAAatgagtttaattttttttctccaagaagCATATTTAAAATGACAAACCAATACTagttaattttttaatacagtGATTTACAATTGCCAGCTCAAATGTAGCTAATAAATTACACACTGTAAATTGAAATATTATTCAGCTCAGAACACTGCATGTAAGTAGACTGGTAGTAAAAAGATACTCAAGTAGTAACCTTCTCAAACAGAAGAACTTGAGTGGGAGTGGGACAGAATTTAATGTTACAAAGAATAAACTCAAATATGGAAATACTATTTCTGCCATTTTAGTTGGACTTCAGTTTTCAAACAATTATTTGAAAACTTTAAATTTGGTGAGATCAGACTGAAAGTTTTACAGTAGTGCAAATCACAGACCTGTTTTACTCAGCTCACAGATTCAAGATATGTCACAACAATTGATAGCATGTTATAGATGATGCAATACTGATACTTgatctttgttttctgtttcatagAGCTGCTCTTGAAGAGAATGCTTACAACCGCATGAAACAAGTAGTGAAGTGGTATTTGTCAGGATTCTACAAAAAGCCAAAGGTATACTTTCACATATTATTTTGTCTTCAGTCACTGTGTCTATTTTGAGGACTTTAGGGATATGCTGGAgtaagtttttcttttttaatttatattttaatgcattttttaaaaaagcaatgtTTTCATTGCTTACACAAACACATCATGGAAATTTTTGATCCCTAACCATGCTGAAAATAGACTAAATTCAATTGCATTTGTCCCTTGCAGTAGAAATTgaactaaatattttttataaagttGAGCCAGTTCTATATTTACCATTATTCAGTGATAACAGGCTGAAATTGGAGGACTAATGTTTCTACCACTTCATTTAGCTTTGCACTAAATACTCTTCATAGTCATATTGCTGGGAAATAGTATTGACAGAAAGTATTTAGTACCTAACTTCAGACAAAAGCTCTGTAAtgattctggggaaaaaaaaaataaaacaaccccTAAACAAATCTTACATTCTTTGTGTCCTTATGTGTAAAATACTTTAGTGGATATACTGAATGTATGATAATTTTCCTAGAGTGAACAGCAGACTAATGGAGCATAATATTCAAATGATGAAATCAAGTACCATGTACTTCAGCATATATATTAtgataattatttttcctatgTGTCTTCAGTGATAGATGATAAAATGTTTTGTGACTTGTGTACCTGCACAGTATGGTTACTCTCTATTCAATTTTTGTTTAGGGACTAAAAAAGCCGTACAATCCTATACTTGGAGAGTTTTTCCGCTGCATGTGGATTCATCCAAGAACAAACAGCAAGACCTTTTATATTGCAGAACAggtaaatggaaaaaataattttaaggaaaataaatgtattataCATTTGTGCTAGTTATATGCTATGGTAATTTCAGAAAATGTACTGGAGTGTATGAGTAGTATCCTAAAACCTCTCCTGGTGAGCATAGTTTCCTTACAGTTGTCTCTTTTAAGTCTGCCTTCCtaaaaagagagagggaggaaggcGTTTCTAATATTTCTGTTCTACTTCCCCTGAAACAAGTCAGTGCTGGTTTTCTTAATTCTTGAAATTCAGTAGGTGATTGCTCAATCTTTATAAAGATTTTAGTCAAACTTCACATATATTAACTGCATTCTAATATGTGCAGCCTGAATTTTGCATTGTCATTTTTAGCTCAAAGCTTATACTATATTTACTATattgcttgtttttgtttgtctcaaatatgtatttttttttccaacaggtGTCACATCATCCTCCAGTATCTGCCTTCTATGTTAGCAACCGCAAGGATGGTTTTTGCCTTAGTGGTAGCATTCTGGCCAAATCAAAATTCTATGGTAAATAatggggctttttgtttgtatGTGTATTGAGGGATGCAAAATTGGTGCATGTGTTTTGGAGCTGTGTTTTGTGACTGAAAGAAGGCTGTTAGAAGGGTCAGTGTTTTGGTTGTGGTATTGTCATTTCCTTACAAAGTTTTTGCTACTGGTCttcagaattttaatttctatttttggagtgttttaatatttaattggAGACACTGTGTATTACAGTGGCTTCACTAGAGAGGATAGGTTGCAGTGTTAATATACTGATGTTCTTAATTGTATTGCTTAGTTATTAGGAAGCGTTGGCTGTTGTCTTGCAGGGGGAGAAATGTGACTGTCTGTCTTTGAATTTCAGGGAATTCATTATCTGCCATACTAGACGGAGAAGGACGCCTAACGTTTCTAAATAGGGGAGAAGATTATGTAATGACAATGCCATATGCCCATTGTAAAGGTAATGGTTCTTTTCATTCTCTAGATGGCAAAGTTATGAGAAAGGAAACTTGTTATTCTAAATAGTTCATTATTCTAAATAAGGTGCTGTGTTGGACTCAAGCCTGTCATCTGGAGGAGAGTGTTCTGAAGATTGGTGGCTCTAGGCTTCCACATATTTTATCAGGAGAAAAATACATCTGTTGTTTAAgccatgttttcatttttgacacaggaaaagaatttttcatgACTAGTAAGAAATAGTAAAATCATATATATAGTTATCTGTCAGTACATGATATAAATTTACTGTTTGAGTTGTCTTTTATTAGAGCAGCTTTGAGATTTTCCactattttcctcttttaaacaTAAAAGCCAATGTAGTATCTACACCACAGTGTGATTTGTTTATAAATTATGAGCATTTGTCCTTAGTTTCACTATGGGAAATGGGTCAGTGCTTTGTAAAGTTTTCTGGAAGGTCAGTAATAGCACAAAATAGCTTGCAGAATCGCTCATTTTTAGGCTGTAACTTACTCAGTATTGTCTACCCATATACTCCAGAATTCCCTTTCAGGatacacagaatcacacaggaaaggtcatctgaaaataaaagttttccTCTGGCACAAGCATGTTTACTCTAGAAATTGTACCCAAGTAACttagggttttgttttgttcaattaaaagcatttgttttagctgggggtttttgttttgtttttgtttttttttttttctcttgcaggaATTCTTTATGGGACAATGACCTTAGAGCTTGGAGGAATAGTCAACATCACCTGTGAGAAAACTGGCTACAGTGCAACAATTGAATTTAAACTCAAGGTTTGTGAACGCTGTGAGTGGGCACAAGAAGGAGAATGAACATAATGTCCATTTACATAAGCTAAACAAAGGTTTCTGAACCACTTCTAGATGGCttctgaaaaatgcatttgcCATCCTTGAGGTAGAAACTGATAAAAAAAACGTTTTCAAGAAGTGTGCACATGGAGAGGGAAGTTGTATTCAGTTGAAATTATAGGGGAAACATGAAAGTTGGGAGGCTGTGTTAACTGACAATTTGCCTTGTCAGTCCACAGGATACATGTGCAGCCTGTCAAAAGGCCAAAGAAAATCCCTGGCAATCGTTGCTGTTTCTACAAAAGATAATCTCTAGTAACAAATGGTCCTTGGCAAAGCCATGAAATTAGTGTAGCAAATGATTGTGTCCTTCGGGATATCGTGTCACTGTTTTCTgccttattttctgttttctttctttcaacaTCTGCTAGAGAATACTTTTGCTCAGAAAATCTTctaagaaggaaagaagaaactaTGTACTCTGGTTTTAGACTTCTTTAAGATTAATAAGATACAATATTAAAGATATCAGGGCTGTTTACGGCACATTTCATAAATTCACAATatgttattaaaataaacatgaaaccatttgtttttgttttgcagccTTTTCTGGGTAACAATGACAATGTTAATCAAATATCAGGGAGAATTAAGCTTGGCAAAGAAGTTCTGGCTGTTTTAGAGGGTCACTGGGTAAGTAGTGAGTGATGCTCTTTTATAAATTCTGGCTGACAGTTGAGACAGGTGAAAACAGCACTTAAATGCAAAAAAGactcatgtttttaaaaaaatgaagtacTGCTTTTGCAGAAAGTATTCCAGGAAGTATAGAATCAACATTGTTCTATTTCCAGCTCTTAAAAGATGGAAAAGTTTAAGTAGtttacaaagaaaattaaatgttcCTTCACAATGATCTTGTGAAATGTTTTGGTATATGCATTAGTACTATGAAGAATTTTTATGGCACCAGCATGAAATATTTGAGGTTGTTTTAGATCTGGTGAGGTGACATGGCATCACTCATTTTTGAATGTAGTAATGATTCCATTGCATCTCTGTTCCAAGCTAGAACCtagcacagagagcagaaattgaattttaaatttagCATATCTAATTATTCTTAACTGCATGCAttctaaagaaaagaaattcttattacaaaaaaaaaaaaagctcatgtcctgtttttttgttattttgacACTCTGAGATAATTACAATTAAGAAACCAATCATATCTGTTACAGGACAGTGAAGTTATTATTAGTGACAAGAAGACAGGTGTTTCAGAGACATTCTGGAACCCAACATCTGAGATAAAGCAGCGTAGATTACATAGATACACTGTGAAGTTTGAAGAGCAAGATGACTTTGAATCAGAGAAGTAAGTTCACTATAGAaccatgtatttatttttccaaaataaaactcATAATCTTCTCCAAAATAGAAGCAAATTATCATTACTTTCCCATATTTGATGATACTAGCCTTTGATAATAAAAGAAAGTAACACTGTTAAATATAAGATCATTATTTATATGGATTAAGTCAGGGAAATCTTGATAGAAATGTAGATAAAACTTCTATTAAAATGGTAATATTCTCTTTGGAGGGTGGTCCATTTACTTAGCCTATAATTGAGGAAATTGCTGTTATTTCTGTCAACCAGATTGTGACTCTGGTGATTCTGTATATTGTTCATTTGTCAGGCTTTGGCAACAAGTgacaaaagcaataaataataaagacCAAACAGAAGCTACTCAGGAGAAATATATTCTGGAAGAAGCTCAGAGAAGGAGTGCCAAAGAGAGGAAGCTTAAGGATGAAGAGTGGGCATGCAAGCTGTTCGATCAGGATTCAATCACAGGAGAATGGCACTATAAAtatgctgagtgagtcctggAGTGCTTGGTAATGTTGCTGAGCCTCTTCCTGTGGTTTCAGCAGCAAAAGAACGGATACATATAGCTTATTTATGTATAACAACATAGCTGTGCTATGCTCTAGATTTTTTGGGGCATGTCAGTTTGGTGTTTGtcctcccttttttccccctagacTGACATCTATGCAGATTTTcccaaactggaaaatattgTACATATGGGCATACCAGCTGGAAATCAGAAAATCTAGTGTCTGAAAATCAGAGAAGCCTGTGCATAGTTGGATTGAGCCATTTAATTTGTTATATATTAGAATAACTCTAAGAATAGCAGCTTTGCAGCAATAGTTAATGCTGGGACGAggtggctctgcctggctgtCAAATCTGTCCTGCACGAATGTCTATGAATCTCTTTGTGTGATGCTCTGGGTCAGAAGCTGAAGATGCAGCTGTCTCCCTGACTGCTGGAAGGTTGTATTCTGTGTCCTCACCAATGTTGCAAAAGTCAGCTTGAAGCTGAGCCCTTTACAAGTGATGGTTTTCACAGAGCACCCATGTtctgctgattttcttttcagtacCCAGCATGCCTCTGTGTTGTAGGGattgtaaaattaaaaaggcCAACAATGATACAATGAAATTAGGTAACTCTGAATCCATGGATGCTGGAAGCATATTCCAGTGGCTAAACATGGGAGGCCTTTACCTTTCTTCACAAGAATGGTGATATTAAGGTCATAGCGTAAGTGTATGTACGGGGAAGAGTACAAGAATCCTGAGTACTCTACACATCTCCAGCAAATTTGGAACATGGAGGTTTCCTGGAACCAAACAAGGAATCTCTGTATTTAACAACTCTCAGTTAATTCCTTTCCCATTTCATTGTCTTCTTATTAAGTTTGTGCAGACTTTCACCACTGAAAACATCGTGCAGCAGGGAAATTCCCCAACTAGATCAAATGCTCAGTGAAGCACCCTCTCTTGGTTTGAATCCTCTAGTGCTGTTGATGCCTCTTCCTGTTTGAGAGTTGGGAACAGTCCAGCTGAATGGACTGCCCATACTCTTGAACCCTGTGCAAAACCA encodes:
- the OSBPL8 gene encoding oxysterol-binding protein-related protein 8 isoform X2, which codes for MENVPVDGELDRNSHHGENRDSPELSMVTNSDDRPITPGKMNQHQGKEGYFTPTKELLQPCHCPGSAHSHGADKGKDDASQKDDAAYSMSKSKSESKLFNGSEKDISQSSSKLTKKESLKVQKKNYREEKKRATKELLSTLTDPSVVVMADWLKIRGTLKSWTKLWCVLKPGVLLLYKTPKNDQWVGTVLLNVCELIERPSKKDGFCFKLFHPLEQTIWATKGPKGEAVGAITLPLPSSYLIIRAASESDGRCWMDALELALKCSSLLKRTMIREGKEHDLNSSADSSHVSFYGLIRANNLHSGENLPLNDSEIERHHFKDQDTYSDKSDKENDHDHEESDNDGLGKSEESDSDTSERQDDSYVDPEPIDIKETTYLEQSHEELGEAGEAAQTEEVSEENKSLIWTLLKQVRPGMDLSKVVLPTFILEPRSFLDKLSDYYYHADFLSEAALEENAYNRMKQVVKWYLSGFYKKPKGLKKPYNPILGEFFRCMWIHPRTNSKTFYIAEQVSHHPPVSAFYVSNRKDGFCLSGSILAKSKFYGNSLSAILDGEGRLTFLNRGEDYVMTMPYAHCKGILYGTMTLELGGIVNITCEKTGYSATIEFKLKPFLGNNDNVNQISGRIKLGKEVLAVLEGHWDSEVIISDKKTGVSETFWNPTSEIKQRRLHRYTVKFEEQDDFESEKLWQQVTKAINNKDQTEATQEKYILEEAQRRSAKERKLKDEEWACKLFDQDSITGEWHYKYADTRPWDPLNDMIQFEKDGAIQTKVRHRTPMVTVPKIKRKPSGLKKGECGFSSPEPDNQDSSGSEAQLMKHNTRIRKKGTDLGELHSAIESIKKTQEDIKREITALRNRVTSNSSPWDYHSLQFKHYVFIALMVLLQLIINILFK
- the OSBPL8 gene encoding oxysterol-binding protein-related protein 8 isoform X4, translated to MNQHQGKEGYFTPTKELLQPCHCPGSAHSHGADKGKDDASQKDDAAYSMSKSKSESKLFNGSEKDISQSSSKLTKKESLKVQKKNYREEKKRATKELLSTLTDPSVVVMADWLKIRGTLKSWTKLWCVLKPGVLLLYKTPKNDQWVGTVLLNVCELIERPSKKDGFCFKLFHPLEQTIWATKGPKGEAVGAITLPLPSSYLIIRAASESDGRCWMDALELALKCSSLLKRTMIREGKEHDLNSSADSSHVSFYGLIRANNLHSGENLPLNDSEIERHHFKDQDTYSDKSDKENDHDHEESDNDGLGKSEESDSDTSERQDDSYVDPEPIDIKETTYLEQSHEELGEAGEAAQTEEVSEENKSLIWTLLKQVRPGMDLSKVVLPTFILEPRSFLDKLSDYYYHADFLSEAALEENAYNRMKQVVKWYLSGFYKKPKGLKKPYNPILGEFFRCMWIHPRTNSKTFYIAEQVSHHPPVSAFYVSNRKDGFCLSGSILAKSKFYGNSLSAILDGEGRLTFLNRGEDYVMTMPYAHCKGILYGTMTLELGGIVNITCEKTGYSATIEFKLKPFLGNNDNVNQISGRIKLGKEVLAVLEGHWDSEVIISDKKTGVSETFWNPTSEIKQRRLHRYTVKFEEQDDFESEKLWQQVTKAINNKDQTEATQEKYILEEAQRRSAKERKLKDEEWACKLFDQDSITGEWHYKYADTRPWDPLNDMIQFEKDGAIQTKVRHRTPMVTVPKIKRKPSGLKKGECGFSSPEPDNQDSSGSEAQLMKHNTRIRKKGTDLGELHSAIESIKKTQEDIKREITALRNRVTSNSSPWDYHSLQFKHYVFIALMVLLQLIINILFK
- the OSBPL8 gene encoding oxysterol-binding protein-related protein 8 isoform X1 gives rise to the protein MENVPVDGELDRNSHHGENRDSPELSTVVTNSDDRPITPGKMNQHQGKEGYFTPTKELLQPCHCPGSAHSHGADKGKDDASQKDDAAYSMSKSKSESKLFNGSEKDISQSSSKLTKKESLKVQKKNYREEKKRATKELLSTLTDPSVVVMADWLKIRGTLKSWTKLWCVLKPGVLLLYKTPKNDQWVGTVLLNVCELIERPSKKDGFCFKLFHPLEQTIWATKGPKGEAVGAITLPLPSSYLIIRAASESDGRCWMDALELALKCSSLLKRTMIREGKEHDLNSSADSSHVSFYGLIRANNLHSGENLPLNDSEIERHHFKDQDTYSDKSDKENDHDHEESDNDGLGKSEESDSDTSERQDDSYVDPEPIDIKETTYLEQSHEELGEAGEAAQTEEVSEENKSLIWTLLKQVRPGMDLSKVVLPTFILEPRSFLDKLSDYYYHADFLSEAALEENAYNRMKQVVKWYLSGFYKKPKGLKKPYNPILGEFFRCMWIHPRTNSKTFYIAEQVSHHPPVSAFYVSNRKDGFCLSGSILAKSKFYGNSLSAILDGEGRLTFLNRGEDYVMTMPYAHCKGILYGTMTLELGGIVNITCEKTGYSATIEFKLKPFLGNNDNVNQISGRIKLGKEVLAVLEGHWDSEVIISDKKTGVSETFWNPTSEIKQRRLHRYTVKFEEQDDFESEKLWQQVTKAINNKDQTEATQEKYILEEAQRRSAKERKLKDEEWACKLFDQDSITGEWHYKYADTRPWDPLNDMIQFEKDGAIQTKVRHRTPMVTVPKIKRKPSGLKKGECGFSSPEPDNQDSSGSEAQLMKHNTRIRKKGTDLGELHSAIESIKKTQEDIKREITALRNRVTSNSSPWDYHSLQFKHYVFIALMVLLQLIINILFK